The nucleotide sequence GTTGGGGTCGTTGAAGGTGACGTCGCCCTGAAAAAGGCCGACGAACACGATGCGCCCGCCGTGGGCCGGGAGGTCGAAGCAGCCCATCATCGAGCCGGGATTGCCGGTGGCGTCGATCACGACGGTCGGTAGGTCGCCGCCGCCGATGGTTTTCAGGTCCGCGACGGCGGTGGCGCCGGGCTTGAGCGTGTGGGTCACCCCGAGTTGTTGGCGGCAGAAGTCGAGGCGGGTGTCGCTCACATCCATCACGGCGAGGGTGGCACCGGTGACCTTGGCGAACTGGATCACGCTGAGACCGATCGGACCTGCGCCGATGACGAGGATGAAGTCGTCCGCGGTAGGCGCAGCGCGCTCGACGGCGTGCGCGCCGATGCCGAGGGTCTCGACGAGGGCCAGCTGCTCGTAGTCGAGGCGGGTGGACGGGTGGAGCTTGCGCGCAGGGACACGGAGGAGCGGACGCATGCCGCCGTCGACGTGCACGCCCATGACCTGGAGCGCGGCGCAGCAGTTGGGCTTGCCGCGGCGGCAGGCGATGCAGGTGCCGCAGTTCAGATACGGCTCGACCGAGCAGCGGTCCCCGGCGCGGAGGCCGTGCGGGGTGTCACCGGGGTCGATCACCTCGACGCCCAGCTCGTGGCCGAGCACGCGCGGGTAGGTGAAGAACGGCTGTTTGCCCGCGAAGGCGTGCAGGTCGGTGCCGCAGACGCCGAGGCGGTGCACCCGCACGAGGGCGGTGCCGGGTGACGGGGTCGGCTCGGGGCGGTCGGCGGCGCTGAATTGGCCGGGTTGGTCGAGGGTGATTGTGAGCATGGGGGAAGGATTTTTACCGCGGATAGTGCGGATAGGCGCGGATGTGGAAATAGGGCAGAGGAAACCGGGGTTTGGAACTATCCGCGTTCATCCGCGTGATCCGCGGAGAATGTTTCATAGGTGCTTGAGGGAGCGTTGGAATTCCTTGGGGGCGACGTGGTGGACCTTCTTGAAGCAGCGGGAGAAGTGATAGGGGTCGGCGAAGCCCACGTGACCGGCGGCCTCCTTCACCAGGGCGTTGGGATCCATGAGGTACTCGGCGGCGAGGGCCATCTTGCGGTGGAGCAGGTACTGGTAGGGGCTGAGACCCTGGTAGCGGCGGAAGAGCCGGCAGAGGTGCGAGGCCTCGACGCCGACGGCCCGGGTGATGTCGCCCAGGGTGGCGAGGGTGGCGGCCTGGCCCTCGATCGCTCCCTTGCAGCGGAGGAAGGTCTCCTCGGCGGCGGCGCCGGTCCGGCCGGCGACGCCCGCCAGTTCCTCGACCTTGAGCAGCAGCACCTCGACCAGCGCCGCGCAGATCCGCCCGGCCGTGGCCCGGTGGTGGCTGCCCTCGCGGATGAGATCCTCCCACACGCGCTGTACCTCGGGGAACATCGCCAGGTGGACGGTCCCTCCGGCGCGCAGGCCGGCGGCGCGCACTCGCGTCGTAGCGCGCTTGCCGGTGAGGCAGAGGAAATACTTGGCCATCGGCCGGGCCGGGTCGGTGCGGATCTCCAGGCGCGTGGTGGCGTCGTAGTGGAAGAGGCTGCCGGCGCGCAGGGCATGCTCGGTGCCGTTCAGCCGCGTGGTGCCCTCGCCGGCCACGACCAGCTCGAGCGCGCAGAACTCAAACTGCTTCCGCTGGACCAGGTAGTCCGGGTCGCACTGCTCGAAGCCGCCGTAGGCCGGGATCACACCGGCCCGGCCCGAGTCCGTCAGCTCCAGAAAGAAATACCGCGAACCCGAGACCTGGGTGGACAGGACGGCGCCGGGACGGGGCGGGGCGGGGCGGAGGGCCATGGGGGCAGTGCTAAGGCCCGGCGCGTTTCCCGCAAGA is from Lacunisphaera limnophila and encodes:
- a CDS encoding zinc-binding alcohol dehydrogenase family protein, which encodes MLTITLDQPGQFSAADRPEPTPSPGTALVRVHRLGVCGTDLHAFAGKQPFFTYPRVLGHELGVEVIDPGDTPHGLRAGDRCSVEPYLNCGTCIACRRGKPNCCAALQVMGVHVDGGMRPLLRVPARKLHPSTRLDYEQLALVETLGIGAHAVERAAPTADDFILVIGAGPIGLSVIQFAKVTGATLAVMDVSDTRLDFCRQQLGVTHTLKPGATAVADLKTIGGGDLPTVVIDATGNPGSMMGCFDLPAHGGRIVFVGLFQGDVTFNDPNFHRRELTVMGSRNALPATFREVIRLVEEGKVDTRPWITHRFKLAETPTVFPRDIAGNPAVLKAMIEVS
- a CDS encoding helix-turn-helix transcriptional regulator gives rise to the protein MALRPAPPRPGAVLSTQVSGSRYFFLELTDSGRAGVIPAYGGFEQCDPDYLVQRKQFEFCALELVVAGEGTTRLNGTEHALRAGSLFHYDATTRLEIRTDPARPMAKYFLCLTGKRATTRVRAAGLRAGGTVHLAMFPEVQRVWEDLIREGSHHRATAGRICAALVEVLLLKVEELAGVAGRTGAAAEETFLRCKGAIEGQAATLATLGDITRAVGVEASHLCRLFRRYQGLSPYQYLLHRKMALAAEYLMDPNALVKEAAGHVGFADPYHFSRCFKKVHHVAPKEFQRSLKHL